In the Bradyrhizobium guangzhouense genome, one interval contains:
- a CDS encoding DUF192 domain-containing protein → MSFDRKAVRSVARGFLAAALVIVGFALAGSAVRAASFQPLEIVTKNGVQVFSVEMATTDEEKQTGLMYRKELADGKGMLFDFNPEQEVSMWMKNTYVSLDMIFIRADGRILRIAENTEPLSTRIISSKGPARAVLEVVAGTAQKYGIRVGDRVGHPLFGSK, encoded by the coding sequence ATGAGCTTTGATCGTAAGGCCGTCCGGTCCGTTGCCCGGGGCTTTCTTGCCGCCGCTCTCGTCATTGTCGGCTTCGCCCTCGCTGGCTCAGCCGTTCGTGCCGCCAGTTTCCAGCCGCTCGAAATCGTCACCAAGAATGGCGTGCAGGTGTTCTCGGTGGAGATGGCGACCACGGACGAGGAGAAGCAGACCGGGCTGATGTACCGCAAGGAATTGGCTGACGGCAAAGGCATGCTGTTCGACTTCAATCCCGAACAGGAAGTGTCGATGTGGATGAAGAACACCTATGTCTCGCTCGACATGATCTTCATTCGCGCCGACGGACGCATCCTGCGGATCGCCGAAAACACCGAGCCGCTCTCGACCAGGATCATCTCGTCCAAGGGGCCCGCCCGGGCCGTCCTCGAGGTGGTGGCGGGAACAGCCCAGAAATACGGTATCCGCGTCGGCGACCGGGTCGGGCATCCCCTGTTCGGCAGCAAATAG
- a CDS encoding OpgC domain-containing protein, whose amino-acid sequence MAFLNINATLPDKGRDLRLDLFRGIANWAIFLDHIPDNVVNWITTRNYGFSDAADLFVFISGYTASFVYARMMLERGFIVGATRLTKRVWQLYVAHIILFVIYIASISYLALRFGDSEMINEFNVAGLVDNATETLRQGLFLRFKPLNLDVLPLYIVLMGLFPPVLWFMLRKPDLTMVLSIILWLTARHFGLNLNAYPAGQWYFNPYCWQVLFVFGAWCAMGGARRSGWLINSPITIWLCFGYLAFALVMTMAGRFPTLGAMFPEWLFSAFNPNDKTNLAPYRFIHFVVIVILVIRFVPKEWPGLEWKVFDPVIVCGQQSLAVFCVGVFLSFVGHFELSMSSGSLFAQLFVSIAGIAIMTTVAYYISWSKRQDKPLKPPPAKPAAPPAAKAA is encoded by the coding sequence ATGGCCTTCCTGAACATCAACGCCACGCTTCCCGACAAGGGCCGTGACCTCAGGCTCGACCTGTTTCGCGGTATCGCGAACTGGGCGATCTTCCTCGATCACATCCCCGACAACGTCGTGAACTGGATCACGACGCGCAATTACGGATTCTCGGACGCCGCAGACCTGTTCGTCTTCATCTCCGGCTACACGGCTTCGTTCGTCTACGCCCGCATGATGCTGGAGCGCGGCTTCATCGTCGGCGCCACAAGGCTGACCAAGCGGGTCTGGCAGCTCTATGTCGCCCACATCATCCTGTTCGTGATCTACATCGCCTCGATCAGCTATCTGGCGCTGCGCTTCGGCGACTCCGAGATGATCAACGAGTTCAACGTCGCAGGCCTCGTCGACAACGCCACCGAGACCTTGCGCCAGGGCCTGTTCCTCCGCTTCAAGCCGCTCAATCTCGACGTGCTGCCGCTCTACATCGTGCTGATGGGACTGTTTCCGCCGGTGCTGTGGTTCATGCTGCGCAAGCCAGATTTGACGATGGTGCTCTCCATCATCCTGTGGCTGACCGCGCGTCACTTCGGCCTGAACCTCAACGCCTATCCGGCCGGTCAGTGGTACTTCAACCCCTATTGCTGGCAGGTGCTGTTCGTGTTCGGCGCCTGGTGCGCGATGGGCGGCGCGCGTCGCTCGGGCTGGCTGATCAATTCGCCGATCACGATATGGCTCTGCTTCGGCTATCTCGCCTTCGCGCTGGTCATGACCATGGCCGGCCGTTTCCCGACGCTCGGCGCCATGTTCCCGGAATGGCTGTTCTCGGCGTTCAACCCGAATGACAAGACCAACCTTGCGCCCTATCGCTTCATCCACTTCGTCGTGATCGTGATCCTGGTGATCCGCTTCGTGCCGAAGGAATGGCCGGGGCTGGAGTGGAAGGTCTTCGATCCCGTGATTGTCTGCGGCCAGCAATCGCTCGCGGTGTTCTGCGTCGGCGTGTTCCTGTCCTTCGTCGGCCATTTCGAGCTGTCGATGAGCTCGGGCTCGCTGTTTGCGCAGCTGTTCGTCTCCATCGCGGGCATCGCGATCATGACGACGGTGGCCTACTACATCTCGTGGTCGAAGCGGCAGGACAAGCCGCTGAAGCCGCCGCCGGCGAAGCCCGCAGCTCCCCCGGCGGCAAAGGCCGCCTGA
- a CDS encoding carboxyl transferase domain-containing protein gives MPLHSSIDPSSSDFARNADAMRGLVADLREKLAQVAGGGGESSRNRHTARGKMLARERVDLLVDPGTSFLELSPLAAHGLYGGDVHSASIVTGVGRISGRECVVVANDATIKGGTYYPMTVKKHLRAQDIARQNNLPCVYMVDSGGAFLPLQDEIFPDERHFGRIFYNQAQMSSQGIPQIAIVMGSCTAGGAYVPAMSDESIIVRNQGTIFLGGPPLVRAATGEVVSAEELGGADVHSRQSGVTDHYAQNDAHAIGIARRIVGTLKPSARPNLNMHRPRDPLFAAEEIYGVVPVDGRKPFDVRDIIARVVDGSEFDEFKKLYGTTLVCGFAHIWGFPVGIIANNGILFSESSLKGAHFIELCCQRGIPLVFLQNITGFMVGKKYEAGGIARDGAKLVTAVATASVPKFTVVIGGSYGAGNYGMCGRAYSPRFLWMWPNARISVMGGEQASMVLSQVRRDNIEAKGDSWSKEEEDKFRKPIRDQYESQGHPYYATARLWDDGVIDPADTRLVLGLGLSAASNAPIEPTTFGLFRM, from the coding sequence ATGCCGCTTCATTCCAGCATCGACCCATCGTCATCCGATTTTGCGCGCAATGCGGACGCCATGCGCGGCCTCGTCGCAGATTTGCGTGAAAAGCTCGCCCAGGTCGCCGGCGGCGGCGGCGAGTCCTCGCGCAACCGCCACACCGCGCGCGGCAAGATGCTGGCGCGCGAGCGCGTCGATCTGCTGGTCGATCCCGGCACCTCGTTCCTGGAGCTGTCGCCGCTCGCGGCCCACGGCCTCTATGGCGGTGACGTGCATTCGGCGAGCATCGTCACCGGCGTGGGGCGGATCTCGGGCCGCGAATGCGTTGTTGTCGCCAACGACGCCACCATCAAGGGCGGCACTTATTATCCGATGACGGTGAAGAAGCATCTGCGCGCGCAGGACATCGCGCGGCAGAACAACCTTCCCTGCGTCTACATGGTGGATTCCGGCGGCGCCTTCCTGCCGCTGCAGGACGAGATTTTTCCGGACGAGCGGCATTTCGGCCGCATCTTCTACAACCAGGCGCAGATGTCCTCACAGGGCATCCCGCAGATCGCCATCGTCATGGGCTCCTGCACCGCCGGTGGCGCCTATGTGCCTGCGATGTCGGACGAGAGCATCATCGTGCGCAATCAGGGCACCATCTTTCTCGGCGGCCCGCCGCTGGTGAGGGCCGCAACCGGCGAGGTCGTGAGCGCCGAGGAGCTCGGCGGTGCCGACGTGCATTCGCGCCAATCCGGCGTGACCGACCACTACGCCCAGAACGATGCGCATGCGATCGGCATCGCCCGGCGCATCGTCGGCACGCTCAAGCCGTCAGCGCGGCCGAACCTCAACATGCACAGGCCGCGCGATCCGCTGTTTGCGGCGGAGGAGATCTATGGCGTGGTGCCGGTTGACGGCAGAAAGCCGTTCGACGTGCGCGACATCATCGCGCGCGTCGTGGACGGCTCCGAATTCGACGAGTTCAAGAAGCTTTATGGCACGACCCTGGTGTGCGGCTTCGCCCACATCTGGGGCTTTCCGGTCGGCATCATCGCCAACAACGGCATCCTGTTCAGCGAGAGCTCGCTGAAGGGAGCGCATTTCATCGAGCTGTGCTGCCAGCGCGGCATTCCGCTGGTTTTCCTGCAGAACATCACCGGCTTCATGGTCGGGAAGAAATACGAGGCCGGCGGCATCGCGCGCGACGGCGCCAAGCTGGTGACGGCGGTGGCGACAGCGTCGGTGCCAAAGTTTACCGTCGTGATCGGCGGCTCCTACGGCGCCGGCAATTACGGCATGTGCGGCCGCGCCTATTCGCCGCGCTTCCTCTGGATGTGGCCGAATGCGCGCATCTCGGTGATGGGCGGTGAGCAGGCTTCGATGGTGTTGAGCCAGGTCCGCCGCGATAACATCGAGGCGAAGGGCGACAGCTGGTCGAAGGAGGAGGAAGATAAGTTCCGCAAGCCGATCCGCGATCAGTATGAGAGCCAGGGCCATCCGTATTACGCGACTGCGCGTCTTTGGGACGACGGCGTGATCGATCCGGCCGACACACGGCTCGTGCTCGGCCTCGGCCTGTCGGCGGCGTCGAACGCACCGATCGAGCCGACGACATTCGGCCTGTTCAGGATGTGA
- a CDS encoding AraC family transcriptional regulator, with amino-acid sequence MPFQAATSSPRRAVTPAAFVRGVIAAYVRYGRDPAEALARGQVLSDLVRSADGRITAAQFEALAGHAMRELDDEALGWFSRRLPWGTYGMLCRASITAPNLEVALKRWCRHHRLLTEDVLFELAVSGETATISIREQRDLGDCREFCLVTLLRYVLGFSCWAVDSAIALRAAEFPYAEPVHVSVYPTIFCKHTRFDAEAARIVFDKHYLSLPLTRNGADLDGMLKGALRLTVLPYRRDRLLVERIRRVLREARGRILGAEDVASELALSTRTMHRRLRQEATSLRDLKEEAKLELAKQELMRGRTPIKRIAEIAGFRNEKSFSRAFRSWTGASPREFRARYR; translated from the coding sequence ATGCCGTTCCAAGCCGCAACAAGCTCGCCCCGCCGTGCCGTGACCCCCGCCGCCTTCGTCCGCGGCGTGATCGCGGCCTATGTCCGCTATGGGCGGGATCCGGCCGAGGCGCTCGCCAGGGGCCAGGTCCTCTCCGATCTCGTCCGGTCGGCCGACGGGCGGATCACGGCGGCCCAGTTCGAGGCGCTGGCCGGCCACGCCATGCGCGAGCTCGACGACGAGGCACTCGGCTGGTTCTCGCGCCGCCTGCCCTGGGGCACCTATGGCATGCTGTGCCGTGCCTCGATCACCGCGCCCAATCTCGAGGTCGCGCTGAAGCGCTGGTGCCGGCATCATCGTCTGCTGACCGAGGACGTGCTGTTCGAGCTTGCGGTCAGCGGCGAGACCGCGACCATCTCCATTCGCGAGCAGCGCGATCTCGGCGACTGCCGCGAATTCTGCCTCGTCACCCTGCTCCGCTACGTGCTCGGCTTCTCCTGCTGGGCGGTGGATTCCGCGATCGCGCTGCGCGCGGCGGAATTCCCTTATGCGGAGCCCGTGCACGTCTCGGTCTATCCGACCATCTTCTGCAAGCACACCCGCTTCGATGCGGAGGCGGCACGCATCGTCTTCGACAAGCATTATCTCTCGCTGCCTCTGACGCGCAACGGCGCCGATCTCGACGGCATGCTCAAGGGCGCGCTGCGATTGACCGTGCTGCCTTATCGCCGCGATCGCCTGCTGGTCGAGCGTATCAGGCGCGTGCTGCGCGAGGCGCGCGGACGCATTCTCGGCGCTGAGGACGTCGCGAGCGAACTCGCGCTCTCCACCCGCACCATGCACCGCCGCCTGCGCCAGGAAGCAACTTCCCTGCGCGATCTGAAGGAAGAAGCAAAGCTCGAGCTCGCCAAGCAGGAGCTGATGCGCGGCCGCACTCCGATCAAGCGCATCGCGGAGATCGCCGGCTTCCGCAATGAGAAAAGCTTCTCCCGGGCTTTCCGCTCGTGGACCGGCGCCAGCCCGCGCGAATTTCGCGCCCGCTATCGCTGA
- a CDS encoding acetyl/propionyl/methylcrotonyl-CoA carboxylase subunit alpha, whose product MDRTKLYRRFRTLLIANRGEIACRVIRSARAMGLRTVAVYSEADRDAMHVALADEAVLLGPARARDSYLNVERLIEAARKTGAEAVHPGYGFLSENAEFARACYDAGLVFVGPTAEMMNAMGSKSGSKALMEEAGVPLVPGYHGDAQDDATLAKAAEKVGFPVLVKASAGGGGRGMRIVRSAAELGPAIVSAKREAKAAFGDDRMLIEKYVDNPRHIEVQIVGDSHGNLLSLFERECTLQRRHQKVIEEAPSPTLNAAQRETVCAAARKAAGAVNYVGAGTIEFVSDGKDVFFIEMNTRLQVEHPVTELITGIDLVEWQLRVAFGEALPLKQDEIKLNGHAVEARVYAENPTKNFMPSVGRISTWRLPAETGGLRIDAGYREGDTVSPYYDAMLAKMIAWAPSRDVAIDRLNRGLEDSDVRGIVTNIPFLSALITHPKVRANAIDTGFIERELAALTSASPAPGELELCAAVAAIVNDERQAAQGEANSPWQTFGWQPVGRRQRNFAFRVGHGPEQKIALNYGSGPSTLVIGERELAFAVVPKDGGFDLTLDGVKSSVAAVIDGHELYLRTRNGRFDLHWVDPFGGETEEQTGADKIAAPLPGTVVAVLAEEGAKLEKGAPILTLEVMKMEQTLRAPYAGVLRSIKCKVGDIVQEGVELAVVEPSEE is encoded by the coding sequence ATGGACCGTACAAAGCTCTACCGCCGGTTTCGCACGCTCCTGATCGCCAATCGCGGCGAGATCGCCTGCCGCGTCATCCGCAGCGCCCGTGCCATGGGCCTGCGCACGGTTGCCGTTTATTCGGAGGCCGACCGCGACGCGATGCATGTCGCGCTTGCGGACGAGGCCGTGCTGCTCGGCCCGGCGCGGGCCCGCGACAGCTATCTCAATGTCGAGCGGCTGATCGAGGCCGCGCGCAAGACCGGCGCCGAGGCGGTGCATCCCGGCTACGGCTTCTTGTCGGAAAATGCCGAGTTCGCGCGGGCCTGTTACGATGCAGGCCTCGTCTTCGTCGGCCCGACCGCCGAAATGATGAATGCGATGGGCTCGAAGTCGGGCTCGAAGGCGCTGATGGAGGAGGCGGGCGTGCCGCTGGTGCCAGGCTATCACGGCGACGCGCAGGACGATGCGACGCTGGCGAAGGCGGCCGAGAAGGTCGGCTTCCCCGTGCTGGTAAAGGCGTCCGCCGGCGGCGGCGGCCGCGGCATGCGGATCGTGCGTTCGGCCGCCGAGCTAGGGCCGGCGATCGTCAGCGCCAAGCGCGAGGCCAAGGCGGCGTTCGGCGACGATCGCATGCTGATCGAAAAATACGTCGATAATCCCCGGCACATCGAGGTGCAGATCGTCGGCGACAGCCACGGCAATCTGCTGTCGCTGTTCGAGCGCGAATGCACCTTGCAGCGCCGCCATCAGAAGGTCATCGAGGAAGCGCCGTCGCCGACGCTCAATGCTGCCCAGCGCGAAACGGTCTGCGCCGCCGCGCGCAAAGCGGCGGGCGCGGTGAACTATGTCGGCGCCGGCACCATCGAATTCGTCTCCGACGGCAAGGATGTGTTCTTCATCGAGATGAACACGCGCCTCCAGGTCGAGCATCCCGTGACCGAGCTGATCACGGGCATCGATCTCGTCGAATGGCAGCTGCGCGTCGCCTTCGGCGAGGCGCTGCCGCTGAAGCAGGACGAGATCAAGCTCAACGGCCATGCCGTCGAGGCGCGCGTCTACGCGGAAAATCCGACCAAGAACTTCATGCCGTCGGTCGGCAGGATCTCGACCTGGCGGCTGCCCGCGGAGACCGGCGGCCTGCGCATCGATGCCGGCTATCGCGAGGGCGATACGGTCTCGCCATATTACGACGCCATGCTGGCCAAAATGATCGCGTGGGCACCGTCGCGCGATGTCGCGATCGACCGCCTCAACCGCGGGCTAGAGGATTCCGACGTCCGCGGCATCGTCACCAACATTCCGTTCCTGTCGGCGCTGATCACGCATCCGAAGGTGCGGGCCAATGCAATCGATACCGGTTTCATCGAGCGCGAGCTGGCCGCCCTGACCTCGGCCTCGCCAGCGCCCGGCGAGCTCGAGCTGTGCGCTGCAGTTGCCGCAATCGTCAACGACGAGCGGCAGGCTGCGCAAGGCGAGGCAAATTCGCCGTGGCAGACCTTTGGCTGGCAGCCGGTCGGCCGCCGCCAGCGCAACTTTGCCTTCCGAGTCGGTCACGGCCCTGAGCAGAAGATCGCGCTGAACTATGGCAGCGGACCATCGACGCTCGTGATTGGTGAGCGTGAGCTGGCATTTGCGGTCGTGCCGAAAGACGGCGGGTTCGATCTGACGCTGGATGGTGTCAAATCGTCGGTCGCCGCCGTGATCGACGGCCACGAACTGTATCTGCGCACGCGCAACGGCCGCTTCGATCTGCATTGGGTCGATCCGTTCGGCGGCGAGACCGAGGAGCAGACAGGCGCGGACAAGATTGCAGCGCCTCTGCCGGGCACGGTCGTGGCCGTGCTGGCCGAGGAGGGAGCGAAGCTCGAAAAGGGCGCACCGATCCTGACCCTGGAAGTGATGAAGATGGAGCAGACGCTGCGGGCGCCCTATGCCGGCGTGCTGAGGTCGATCAAGTGCAAGGTCGGCGACATCGTGCAGGAAGGCGTCGAGCTCGCCGTGGTTGAGCCATCGGAAGAATGA
- a CDS encoding translational machinery protein, with amino-acid sequence MPSHFHAVVWIDHSQARIFHLGLSGSDEVTLHPHLATRHIHHKANAIGSGHAAPDRTFLAEVTKALADAGEILIIGPANAKTELASHIRAHAPDLAKRIVAVEAADHPTDNEIVAYAKRHFKLPLPRVQTPGAAAGERHQG; translated from the coding sequence ATGCCCTCTCATTTTCACGCCGTGGTCTGGATTGATCACTCGCAGGCCCGGATCTTCCATCTTGGCCTGAGCGGCTCCGACGAAGTCACGCTGCATCCGCACTTGGCAACGCGGCACATTCATCACAAGGCCAACGCGATCGGCAGCGGCCACGCCGCCCCCGACAGGACCTTCCTCGCCGAGGTGACCAAGGCTCTCGCCGACGCCGGGGAAATCCTCATCATCGGTCCGGCGAATGCGAAGACCGAGCTCGCCAGCCATATTCGCGCCCATGCGCCGGATCTCGCCAAGCGGATCGTCGCGGTGGAAGCGGCCGATCATCCCACCGACAACGAGATCGTCGCTTACGCCAAGCGTCACTTCAAACTGCCGCTCCCGCGCGTGCAGACCCCCGGCGCCGCCGCGGGCGAAAGGCATCAGGGCTAA
- a CDS encoding Lrp/AsnC family transcriptional regulator — protein sequence MAGRDQLDGVDLKILSELQQDGRVRNNELALRVGVSAPNCLRRLKSLFSRGVIRAVRAVIDERLLGYEVVSFVSIQLGSQAQPVLEAFEGSISAIPRIQQCWRISGDTDYLLKCVAPSVESMRQQLLHFAAMPNVKNVRSFPVLGVAKDVPLPVQEIAAASTG from the coding sequence ATGGCCGGGCGTGACCAGCTCGACGGCGTCGACCTGAAGATACTCTCCGAATTGCAGCAGGACGGGCGTGTCCGTAACAACGAGCTGGCGCTGCGCGTCGGCGTGTCTGCGCCGAACTGCCTGCGCCGGCTCAAATCGTTGTTCAGCCGCGGCGTGATCCGCGCCGTGCGTGCCGTCATCGACGAGCGGCTGCTCGGCTATGAGGTGGTGTCGTTCGTCTCGATCCAGCTCGGCAGCCAGGCGCAGCCGGTGCTCGAGGCCTTCGAGGGCTCGATCTCGGCGATCCCGCGCATCCAGCAGTGCTGGCGCATTTCGGGCGACACCGATTATCTGCTCAAATGCGTGGCGCCGAGCGTCGAGAGCATGCGCCAGCAGCTGCTGCATTTCGCCGCCATGCCAAACGTGAAGAATGTCCGCAGCTTTCCGGTGCTGGGCGTGGCGAAGGACGTGCCGCTGCCGGTGCAGGAGATCGCCGCCGCATCGACAGGATAG
- a CDS encoding ETC complex I subunit — MTARIFKPAKNAMQSGRSKTKEWQLDYEPEQPRSVEPLMGWTSSGDMKQQITLRFHTKDEAVAYCERKGIAYQVIEPKESLHRQIAYADNFSFRRGEPWTH, encoded by the coding sequence ATGACCGCACGCATTTTCAAGCCCGCCAAGAACGCGATGCAATCCGGCCGGTCGAAGACCAAGGAATGGCAGCTCGATTACGAGCCGGAGCAGCCCCGTTCGGTCGAGCCGCTGATGGGCTGGACCTCGTCCGGCGATATGAAGCAGCAGATCACGCTGCGCTTCCACACCAAGGACGAAGCGGTCGCCTATTGCGAGCGCAAGGGCATCGCCTACCAGGTGATCGAGCCCAAGGAATCGCTGCACCGCCAGATTGCCTACGCCGACAATTTCTCCTTCCGCCGCGGCGAGCCCTGGACGCATTGA
- a CDS encoding isovaleryl-CoA dehydrogenase: MLRDTLRAFVEAEIAPRAAEIEKANLFPADLWKRLGDLGLLGMTAPEQYGGSNMGYLAHIVAMEEISRGSAAVGLSYGAHSNLCVNQIRRNGNDAQRQRYLPKLISGEYVGALAMSEPGAGSDVVSMKLRADKRGDRYLLNGSKMWITNGGDADVLVVYAKTDPEAGPRGMTAFLIEKGFKGFTHGQHLDKLGMRGSNTYPLFFDECEVPEENVMGKVGEGVKVLMSGLDYERAVLSGGPLGIMAACMDAVVPYMHERKQFGQPIGDFQLMQGKLADMYATWQATRAYVYAVGKACDRADHARSLRKDAAAAILHSAEKATWMAGEAIQALGGVGYTSEFPVGRLWRDAKLYEIGAGTSEVRRMLIGRELMSETA, translated from the coding sequence ATGCTGCGCGACACGCTGCGCGCCTTCGTGGAGGCGGAGATCGCCCCGCGCGCCGCCGAGATCGAGAAGGCCAATCTGTTCCCCGCGGACCTCTGGAAGCGGCTCGGCGACCTCGGCCTGCTCGGCATGACCGCGCCGGAACAATATGGCGGCTCCAACATGGGCTATCTCGCCCATATCGTCGCCATGGAGGAGATCTCGCGCGGCTCCGCGGCCGTGGGCCTGTCCTACGGGGCTCACTCCAACCTCTGCGTCAACCAGATCCGCCGCAACGGCAATGACGCGCAGCGCCAGCGTTACCTGCCAAAGCTGATATCGGGCGAGTATGTCGGCGCGCTCGCGATGTCGGAGCCGGGCGCCGGCTCGGACGTGGTCTCGATGAAGCTGCGCGCCGACAAGCGCGGCGATCGTTATTTGCTCAACGGCTCGAAGATGTGGATCACCAATGGCGGCGATGCCGACGTGCTGGTGGTCTACGCCAAGACCGATCCGGAGGCCGGCCCGCGCGGCATGACCGCATTCCTGATCGAGAAGGGCTTCAAGGGCTTCACCCACGGCCAGCACCTGGACAAGCTCGGCATGCGCGGCTCCAACACCTATCCGCTGTTCTTCGATGAATGCGAGGTGCCCGAGGAGAACGTGATGGGTAAGGTGGGCGAGGGCGTCAAGGTGCTGATGTCGGGCCTCGACTATGAGCGCGCGGTGCTATCGGGCGGACCACTCGGGATCATGGCGGCCTGCATGGACGCGGTGGTGCCCTACATGCACGAGCGCAAGCAGTTCGGCCAGCCGATCGGCGATTTCCAGCTGATGCAGGGCAAGCTCGCCGACATGTATGCCACATGGCAGGCCACCCGCGCTTATGTCTACGCCGTGGGCAAGGCCTGCGACCGCGCCGACCACGCCCGCAGCCTGCGCAAGGACGCGGCGGCCGCAATCCTGCATTCCGCGGAGAAGGCGACGTGGATGGCGGGCGAGGCGATCCAGGCGCTGGGCGGCGTCGGCTACACATCCGAATTTCCGGTCGGCCGGCTCTGGCGCGACGCCAAGCTCTACGAGATCGGCGCGGGCACGTCCGAGGTGCGCCGCATGCTGATCGGCCGTGAGCTGATGTCGGAAACCGCCTAA
- a CDS encoding cold-shock protein gives MGSSDGFESKKLGVPASGEHGGGRDNALSPFTGLGEGSANLVEVHGVIKWFDASKGYGFIVPDNGWPDVLLHVTVLRRDGFQTAYEGARIVVECIQRAKGYQAFRVVSMDESTAIHPAQMLPPRTHVTVTATSGLERAQVKWFNRLRGFGFLTCGEGTPDIFVHMETLRRFGMTELRPGQYVLVRFGPGSKGMMAAEIHPETGSPGLQSH, from the coding sequence ATGGGGTCGTCGGACGGATTTGAGTCCAAGAAGCTGGGAGTTCCCGCGTCGGGCGAGCACGGCGGCGGTCGCGACAATGCGCTTAGTCCCTTCACCGGCTTAGGTGAGGGCAGCGCCAACCTCGTCGAGGTCCATGGCGTCATCAAATGGTTCGACGCTTCAAAGGGCTACGGCTTCATCGTACCCGATAATGGCTGGCCCGATGTCCTGCTGCACGTTACCGTGCTTAGGCGCGACGGCTTCCAGACCGCCTACGAGGGCGCCCGCATCGTCGTCGAGTGCATCCAGCGCGCCAAGGGCTACCAGGCTTTCCGCGTCGTCTCGATGGACGAGTCGACCGCGATCCATCCGGCGCAGATGCTGCCGCCGCGCACCCACGTCACTGTGACCGCGACCAGCGGCCTCGAGCGGGCCCAGGTCAAATGGTTCAACCGGCTGCGCGGCTTCGGCTTCCTGACCTGCGGCGAGGGCACGCCCGACATCTTCGTGCACATGGAAACTCTGCGCCGCTTCGGCATGACCGAACTACGGCCGGGCCAGTATGTGCTGGTCCGCTTTGGGCCCGGCTCCAAGGGCATGATGGCCGCGGAGATCCACCCCGAAACCGGCTCGCCCGGCCTCCAGTCGCATTAG
- a CDS encoding hydroxymethylglutaryl-CoA lyase, producing MSEPVRIIEMGPRDGLQNEKTAVSVEARIAFIEALVGAGLETVEVGAFVSPKAIPQMASSDAVLRGVAHIRGAEFHVLVPNEKGYDAARAAGAKVVSVFAAASEGFSRANINCTVAESIERFKPVLARAKADGVKVRGYISCVLGCPFDGEIKPKAVADLAKTLWDLGCYEISLGDTIGVGTPAKAKAMLRAVAANIPAARLAMHFHDTYGQALANLYAGLEEGVRVIDAAAGGLGGCPYAPGATGNVATEDVVYMLEGMGVRTGVEMEKLLAATNEMSKVLGKPPVSRVASALNAKKKRAAL from the coding sequence ATGAGCGAGCCCGTCCGCATCATCGAGATGGGGCCGCGCGACGGGCTCCAGAACGAAAAGACGGCGGTCAGCGTCGAGGCCCGCATCGCCTTCATCGAGGCGCTGGTTGGAGCTGGCCTCGAGACCGTCGAAGTCGGCGCCTTCGTCTCGCCCAAGGCGATCCCGCAAATGGCGAGTTCCGATGCCGTGCTGCGCGGCGTTGCCCATATCAGGGGCGCCGAATTCCACGTGCTGGTGCCGAACGAGAAGGGCTACGACGCGGCGCGCGCCGCCGGCGCGAAAGTGGTCTCGGTGTTCGCGGCAGCCTCCGAGGGCTTCTCGCGGGCCAACATCAACTGCACGGTCGCGGAATCCATCGAGCGGTTCAAGCCGGTGCTGGCGCGCGCCAAGGCCGATGGCGTCAAGGTCCGGGGCTATATCTCCTGTGTGCTCGGCTGCCCGTTCGACGGCGAGATCAAGCCCAAGGCGGTGGCCGATCTTGCCAAGACGCTGTGGGATCTTGGCTGTTACGAGATCTCGCTCGGCGACACCATCGGCGTCGGCACTCCCGCCAAGGCCAAGGCGATGCTGCGCGCGGTGGCCGCCAACATCCCGGCGGCAAGGCTCGCTATGCATTTCCACGACACCTACGGCCAGGCGCTGGCCAATCTCTATGCCGGGCTGGAGGAGGGCGTGCGCGTCATCGATGCGGCCGCTGGCGGCTTGGGTGGCTGTCCTTATGCGCCGGGGGCGACGGGCAACGTTGCGACTGAGGACGTCGTGTACATGCTCGAAGGCATGGGCGTGAGGACCGGCGTCGAGATGGAGAAGCTGCTGGCGGCAACGAACGAGATGAGCAAGGTGCTCGGCAAGCCGCCGGTGAGCCGTGTGGCGTCGGCGCTGAATGCGAAGAAGAAGCGGGCTGCGTTGTAG